One Falsihalocynthiibacter arcticus DNA segment encodes these proteins:
- a CDS encoding ArsR/SmtB family transcription factor, giving the protein MDNTHALDAFAALSQSTRLDVFRLLIKAGEAGMTAGDISDTLGVRQNTMSANLSILSRAALIRNKREGRSIRYFADMDGMRGLLAFLMEDCCGGRPELCQPVINELACAC; this is encoded by the coding sequence ATGGATAACACACACGCTCTCGACGCTTTCGCCGCTCTCAGCCAGTCTACTCGGCTCGATGTATTCCGCCTGCTCATTAAGGCCGGAGAGGCAGGCATGACGGCGGGTGATATAAGCGACACCCTCGGGGTTCGCCAGAATACAATGTCGGCCAACCTAAGCATTCTGTCCCGCGCCGCCCTGATCCGGAACAAACGGGAGGGTCGCAGCATCCGCTATTTCGCCGATATGGACGGGATGCGCGGTTTATTGGCCTTCCTCATGGAAGATTGCTGTGGCGGACGTCCCGAACTTTGCCAGCCCGTCATCAATGAGCTCGCTTGTGCCTGCTAA
- a CDS encoding LLM class oxidoreductase, protein MNYTSLNAGFPKLNRAYNTVFKPNRLSIGLVVPIANYAQSVVPDMSGHIERAQLAEALGFSALWLRDVPFNVPSFGDAGQMYDPFVYLGVLAATTRNIAHGVASVVLPLRHPAHVAKAAATADALSGGRLLLGVASGDRPDEYPALNMTYADRGERFRESVDYINAVSQGYPQFQNGAGVLTGGIDMLPKPTAEHIPLLITGGSQQSPEWVAQNGDGWMTYPRDAQTQGRVVAQFRQLISKVGGIDKPVMQSLYVDVLDDADAPAKPIHLGFQSGTRFLRRYLAKIQALGMNHVALNLRFNGAEIETTLKRLADDVLPDFAQ, encoded by the coding sequence ATGAACTACACCTCTCTTAACGCTGGGTTCCCCAAGTTGAACCGCGCTTACAATACTGTCTTCAAACCCAATCGTCTGAGCATTGGGCTGGTCGTTCCGATTGCAAATTATGCGCAATCCGTGGTGCCTGACATGTCGGGGCATATTGAACGTGCGCAGCTTGCCGAGGCACTTGGGTTTTCGGCGCTTTGGCTGCGCGACGTGCCGTTTAATGTGCCCAGTTTTGGGGACGCTGGGCAGATGTATGATCCGTTTGTCTATCTGGGAGTGCTGGCCGCGACGACGCGCAACATCGCACATGGGGTCGCCAGCGTTGTGCTGCCTTTGCGCCACCCTGCACATGTGGCAAAGGCGGCGGCAACCGCTGACGCGCTTTCTGGTGGGCGGCTTTTGCTGGGCGTTGCCTCGGGCGATAGGCCTGACGAATACCCAGCGTTGAACATGACCTATGCTGACCGAGGCGAACGGTTTCGCGAGAGCGTCGACTATATTAATGCGGTTTCACAGGGCTATCCACAGTTTCAGAATGGCGCGGGCGTTTTGACGGGTGGTATTGATATGCTGCCCAAGCCGACTGCAGAACACATCCCGCTGCTTATCACTGGCGGCAGCCAACAGTCGCCCGAATGGGTTGCGCAGAATGGCGATGGTTGGATGACTTATCCGCGCGACGCGCAGACACAAGGGCGCGTTGTCGCTCAGTTTCGTCAGCTGATATCAAAAGTAGGCGGGATCGACAAACCTGTGATGCAGTCACTTTATGTTGACGTTTTAGATGACGCCGATGCACCGGCAAAACCTATCCATCTCGGGTTTCAATCTGGGACGCGGTTTCTGCGCCGTTACCTCGCGAAAATCCAAGCTCTCGGAATGAACCATGTCGCGCTGAACCTACGGTTCAATGGAGCGGAAATCGAAACCACGTTAAAGCGGTTGGCAGATGATGTTCTGCCCGACTTTGCGCAGTAA
- a CDS encoding zinc-dependent alcohol dehydrogenase family protein, which yields MKAMILNTYGETAVFEAADLPNPTAKEGHVIIKVAATSVNTVDTMIRIMGSDLPLSPALPAVLGMDFAGTITELGDGVTGFAIGDEVYGCAGGLADLQGALAEFMVVDTQLIALKPKSISMREAAALPLVAITAYEGLVRAGVKSGQKVLVQGGAGGVGHVAVQLAKHFGADVYATISGEKTAQIIKGYGATPINYRSETVEDYVAAHTNDAGFDVVYDTVGGANMTNSFAAAALNAQVVTTSSMLEIDLSTAHFKGLSLHVVFMLIPMLHNYKRDVHGDILAKLAAIIDAGDLKPLLDDQAFGLAEVGNAYAHLSNGKAVGKVVVDV from the coding sequence ATGAAAGCCATGATCCTGAACACCTACGGCGAAACCGCAGTATTTGAAGCCGCGGACCTGCCGAACCCTACCGCGAAAGAAGGCCATGTTATTATCAAGGTCGCTGCGACAAGCGTGAACACTGTCGACACGATGATCCGTATTATGGGCAGCGACTTGCCGTTGTCCCCTGCATTGCCTGCCGTTTTGGGCATGGATTTTGCGGGCACTATTACCGAGCTTGGCGACGGCGTCACAGGCTTTGCGATTGGTGACGAGGTTTACGGTTGTGCTGGCGGCTTGGCCGATTTGCAGGGTGCATTGGCCGAATTCATGGTGGTCGACACGCAGTTGATCGCACTGAAGCCAAAGTCGATCTCAATGCGTGAAGCGGCAGCATTACCACTCGTTGCGATCACTGCCTACGAGGGCTTGGTGCGTGCTGGCGTTAAGTCCGGTCAAAAGGTTCTTGTGCAGGGCGGCGCTGGTGGCGTGGGTCACGTCGCGGTTCAACTGGCCAAGCATTTTGGTGCTGATGTTTATGCGACAATCAGTGGTGAAAAGACAGCCCAGATCATCAAAGGTTACGGTGCAACACCAATCAATTACCGCAGTGAAACTGTCGAAGACTACGTTGCAGCACATACAAATGATGCTGGTTTTGACGTTGTTTATGACACAGTGGGCGGCGCAAATATGACCAACTCTTTTGCGGCTGCAGCCTTGAACGCGCAGGTCGTCACAACAAGCTCCATGCTTGAAATCGACCTATCGACGGCACACTTCAAAGGCCTGTCGTTGCATGTTGTGTTCATGCTGATCCCGATGCTGCACAATTACAAACGCGACGTGCATGGCGATATCCTTGCGAAACTCGCAGCCATCATAGACGCGGGCGATTTAAAGCCGCTTCTTGATGACCAAGCGTTTGGTCTTGCTGAAGTTGGCAACGCATACGCGCATCTTTCCAACGGCAAAGCAGTTGGTAAAGTCGTCGTTGACGTCTGA
- a CDS encoding sugar phosphorylase, whose amino-acid sequence MQTPQANSFDRRLTSLVHRIYPKIDRDILASLIVAAFWPEGTKPRKRGRLPGNNLWTEKDALLITYGNSILDGAHKPLDLLHDFLVRRMKGVVNGVHILPFFPFTSDDGFAVSDFRAVNPQLGDWPDINRISTDFRLMSDLVLNHVSSQGKWFNGYLQAQAPYDKFFFEALPEEDLTDVVRPRTTPLLQKVETANGPRHVWCTFSHDQIDLDFRNPEVLLEFLRIIRLHVDNGVRIIRLDAVAFLWKETGTSSIHLPQTHAIVQLMRLLCDYAAETIILLTETNVPKAENLSYFGNRNEAHAIYNFSLPPLILHAVMSGSARYLRGWQRGMPPAQLGCAYLNFTASHDGIGMRPAEGILPSAEQAKMIETIKDIGGLVSMRALPNGGQAPYEINTTFYAATGQTFDGKDDYQFERFVCSQTIVMSFEGIPAFYIHSMLATPNDLEQVARRGMNRAINRHRWDYPRLNALLDDPTSDQSRVLTALSDRMQIRAKQSAFHPNATQFTMALDDRVMGVWRQSLDRHQSIFALHNVSNHTVEVSLLSMNLIDDEPWFDLLNEEQIDTTQETITLAPYQCRWISNRTR is encoded by the coding sequence ATGCAGACACCCCAAGCCAACTCTTTCGATCGACGTTTAACGTCTCTTGTTCATCGTATTTATCCTAAAATTGATCGCGACATTCTGGCGAGCCTGATCGTTGCTGCCTTCTGGCCCGAGGGAACCAAGCCGCGTAAGCGCGGGCGGTTGCCCGGCAATAACCTATGGACAGAAAAAGACGCGTTGCTGATCACCTATGGCAACTCTATCCTTGATGGGGCGCACAAGCCGCTGGATTTGCTGCATGATTTTCTTGTGCGTCGGATGAAAGGCGTGGTTAACGGCGTGCATATTCTGCCGTTTTTTCCTTTCACATCTGACGATGGCTTTGCGGTTTCAGATTTTCGCGCGGTCAATCCGCAATTGGGCGACTGGCCCGATATCAACCGGATCAGCACCGATTTTCGGCTGATGTCTGATCTGGTTTTAAATCATGTTTCCAGTCAGGGAAAGTGGTTTAACGGCTACCTTCAGGCGCAGGCGCCCTATGATAAATTTTTCTTTGAGGCCTTGCCCGAGGAAGACCTAACCGACGTTGTCAGGCCGCGTACCACGCCCTTGTTACAAAAGGTAGAAACGGCAAATGGCCCCCGCCATGTTTGGTGTACCTTTAGTCACGATCAGATTGATCTGGATTTTCGCAACCCCGAAGTTTTGTTAGAATTCCTGCGCATTATCCGGCTGCATGTCGACAATGGGGTGCGCATCATTCGGCTGGATGCAGTCGCGTTTCTTTGGAAAGAGACGGGCACATCCTCGATCCACCTGCCGCAAACCCATGCCATCGTGCAGCTGATGCGCCTACTGTGTGATTACGCGGCTGAAACGATCATTCTGTTGACCGAAACCAACGTGCCAAAGGCGGAAAACCTAAGTTATTTTGGCAACAGGAACGAGGCGCACGCAATTTATAATTTCTCCCTGCCGCCGCTGATTTTGCATGCGGTCATGTCCGGGTCTGCACGGTATTTGCGGGGCTGGCAGCGCGGCATGCCGCCTGCGCAACTTGGCTGCGCCTATCTGAATTTTACGGCAAGCCATGACGGGATCGGCATGCGCCCCGCTGAAGGGATTTTACCTTCAGCCGAGCAAGCAAAGATGATTGAGACCATCAAAGATATTGGCGGACTTGTATCAATGCGGGCGCTGCCAAATGGCGGGCAAGCCCCTTATGAGATCAATACCACATTTTATGCCGCTACGGGGCAGACCTTTGATGGTAAAGACGATTATCAATTCGAACGTTTTGTTTGTTCGCAGACCATTGTGATGTCATTTGAGGGTATTCCCGCCTTCTATATCCATTCGATGCTGGCGACACCAAATGACCTTGAGCAGGTCGCGCGGCGGGGTATGAACCGTGCCATCAACCGCCATCGCTGGGATTATCCGAGGTTAAATGCGCTGCTTGACGACCCCACTTCGGATCAATCGCGCGTTCTGACTGCCTTGTCAGACCGAATGCAGATCAGAGCCAAGCAATCGGCGTTTCATCCCAATGCCACCCAATTCACCATGGCGCTGGATGACCGTGTGATGGGCGTTTGGCGGCAAAGCCTTGACCGGCACCAATCGATTTTTGCGCTGCATAACGTCAGCAACCACACGGTTGAGGTGTCATTGCTGTCAATGAACCTGATCGATGATGAGCCGTGGTTCGATCTGCTCAACGAGGAACAGATTGATACAACCCAAGAAACGATTACCCTTGCGCCGTATCAATGTCGTTGGATCAGCAACCGCACCCGTTAA
- the arsB gene encoding ACR3 family arsenite efflux transporter has translation MTDLSLPAAAGLGAFERWLSVWVALAIGGGLLLGNLFPGLFSFLASLEVASVNLPVAVLIWAMVYPMMVGVDFGALRQVGDKPKGLVVTLVVNWLIKPFTMAALGVLFFEHVFAHLIPPDDAQAYLAGVILLGAAPCTAMVFVWSNLTRGDATYTLVQVSVNDVIMVFAFAPIVAFLLGVTDIVVPWDTLLLSVGLYVLLPLVAGYLTRRNLVAKGGEAAVGAFKSRVQPFSILGLLVTVVLLFGFQGEVILDRPLVIALIAVPLLIQSYGIFFLAYGAARAWGIPFNVAAPCAMIGTSNFFELAVAVAISLFGLGSGAALATVVGVLVEVPVMLSLVAFANRTQHWFPKEGGSS, from the coding sequence ATGACCGATTTATCGCTTCCCGCTGCGGCGGGTCTGGGAGCTTTTGAGCGCTGGCTTTCCGTCTGGGTGGCGCTCGCCATCGGCGGCGGGCTGCTTCTGGGCAATCTCTTTCCGGGTCTCTTCTCCTTTCTGGCCTCGCTGGAGGTAGCCTCGGTCAACCTGCCCGTGGCGGTGCTGATCTGGGCGATGGTCTATCCAATGATGGTCGGCGTGGATTTTGGCGCACTACGCCAAGTCGGGGACAAACCAAAAGGGCTGGTCGTGACGTTGGTCGTCAACTGGCTAATCAAACCCTTCACGATGGCCGCACTCGGCGTGCTGTTTTTCGAGCATGTCTTCGCGCACCTGATCCCGCCGGACGACGCGCAGGCCTATCTCGCGGGCGTCATTCTGCTGGGGGCCGCGCCCTGCACCGCGATGGTCTTTGTCTGGTCGAACCTCACGCGCGGCGATGCGACCTACACACTGGTGCAGGTCAGCGTAAACGATGTAATCATGGTTTTCGCCTTTGCGCCTATCGTCGCCTTCCTACTTGGTGTGACCGACATCGTCGTGCCGTGGGATACCCTGCTATTGTCGGTAGGTCTCTACGTCCTGCTGCCGCTGGTGGCTGGATATCTAACGCGCCGAAACCTTGTCGCGAAGGGTGGCGAGGCAGCGGTAGGTGCATTCAAGTCCCGCGTGCAGCCGTTCTCGATCCTTGGGCTGCTGGTGACGGTCGTGCTGCTGTTCGGTTTTCAGGGTGAGGTTATTCTCGACCGCCCGCTGGTCATCGCCTTGATCGCAGTGCCGCTGCTGATCCAGTCCTACGGCATCTTTTTCTTGGCTTACGGCGCGGCGCGGGCATGGGGCATCCCGTTCAACGTGGCAGCGCCCTGCGCCATGATCGGCACGTCCAACTTCTTCGAGTTGGCCGTCGCCGTGGCCATCAGCCTATTCGGGCTGGGGTCCGGAGCGGCCCTAGCAACTGTCGTCGGGGTCCTCGTGGAAGTGCCGGTGATGCTCTCACTCGTCGCCTTCGCCAACCGGACGCAGCACTGGTTTCCAAAGGAAGGGGGTAGCTCGTGA
- a CDS encoding SDR family NAD(P)-dependent oxidoreductase has protein sequence MTKTILITGATDGIGLLTAKMLAAKGHLILLHGRNADKLAAAAKEVGSKVEVYLADLTRLGDVTSMADEILARHANLDVLINNAGVLKAAETRTPEGLDVRFMVNTFAPFVLTNRLLAIIPKSGRVVNLSSAAQAPVDLAAMAGESRLGDMEVYAQSKLAITVWGREMARVLPDGPVIVAVNPGSLLASKMVKEGFGIAGNDLAIGADILCEAALDASFADASGKYFDNDAGQFANPNAAALNADHAASIMQEMTRIIASIA, from the coding sequence ATGACGAAGACAATACTGATCACAGGTGCGACCGACGGCATCGGCCTTTTAACCGCGAAAATGCTTGCGGCAAAGGGCCACCTGATCCTGCTGCATGGGCGGAATGCCGACAAACTGGCGGCCGCGGCGAAAGAGGTTGGCAGCAAGGTCGAGGTTTACCTCGCTGATCTGACGCGGCTGGGGGATGTCACATCAATGGCCGATGAAATCTTGGCCCGACACGCCAATCTTGATGTGCTGATTAATAACGCGGGAGTTTTAAAGGCTGCCGAGACTCGCACGCCCGAGGGCTTGGATGTTCGATTTATGGTTAATACCTTCGCGCCTTTTGTTCTGACCAATCGATTGCTTGCGATCATCCCAAAATCAGGTCGCGTCGTGAACTTATCATCGGCAGCGCAAGCGCCTGTGGATCTGGCCGCGATGGCTGGCGAGAGCCGTTTAGGCGACATGGAAGTCTATGCACAAAGCAAGCTCGCGATTACTGTTTGGGGCCGCGAAATGGCCCGTGTATTGCCCGATGGTCCCGTGATCGTTGCGGTGAACCCCGGATCCTTGCTCGCCTCAAAAATGGTGAAGGAAGGGTTTGGCATTGCGGGCAATGACCTTGCGATTGGCGCAGACATTTTATGTGAGGCTGCACTTGATGCATCGTTCGCGGACGCATCAGGCAAGTATTTCGACAATGATGCAGGGCAATTCGCAAACCCAAATGCGGCAGCGCTGAACGCCGATCATGCTGCGTCGATTATGCAGGAAATGACTCGCATCATTGCCTCCATTGCATAG
- a CDS encoding glycosyl transferase, translating into MSDFHQNGNITTLHNLRARSANDLEHELSVFAESRKISLILPCLYSELEGEAMPHILSQLSKVSYLHRIIIGLDAADQAQFRHAKRFFEGLNQNHIVIWNDSPRMRALGARLQAMGLGPIEQGKGKNVWASIGYLIGCADSAVMAIHDCDILTYDKEMLARLVYPVANPNFSYQVAKGYYPRIGGGNLNGRVTRLLVSPLLIALKRVIGDRDYIEYLRSFRYPLSGEFAMRTAILPDLRMPSDWGLEIGVLSEAWRNLAPKAVCQVDISDAYDHKHQTLSSDEANAGLNRMSTDICKAIFRKLAADGTVFTPNVFRTLKATYYRCALDILEAHYNDAKMNGLSIDRHTEERSIELFAENIMRAGQVFLENPHETPFIPTWNRVHSADPAFISDMRVAAKADEEEFV; encoded by the coding sequence ATGTCCGATTTTCATCAAAACGGAAACATCACAACGCTGCACAATTTGCGGGCCCGATCGGCAAATGACCTAGAGCATGAGCTTTCAGTGTTTGCAGAGTCGCGAAAAATCTCACTTATCTTGCCCTGCCTCTATTCGGAACTTGAGGGCGAGGCGATGCCGCATATTTTGTCACAACTCTCCAAAGTCAGTTATCTGCACAGGATCATTATCGGGCTGGATGCTGCGGATCAAGCGCAGTTTCGCCACGCCAAAAGATTCTTTGAAGGCCTAAATCAAAACCATATTGTGATCTGGAACGACAGCCCGCGCATGCGGGCGCTTGGGGCGCGGTTGCAGGCAATGGGGCTGGGCCCGATCGAACAAGGCAAGGGAAAAAACGTATGGGCCTCAATCGGTTATCTGATAGGTTGCGCCGATAGTGCCGTCATGGCGATCCATGACTGTGACATCCTGACCTATGATAAAGAGATGCTGGCGCGGCTGGTTTATCCGGTGGCAAACCCCAACTTTTCCTATCAGGTTGCTAAGGGATACTACCCCCGTATCGGCGGTGGCAATCTGAATGGTCGGGTGACGCGCCTCTTGGTCAGCCCGCTGCTGATCGCACTAAAACGGGTGATCGGCGACCGAGATTACATCGAATATTTGCGCAGCTTTCGCTATCCGCTGTCGGGTGAGTTTGCCATGCGCACCGCGATTTTACCCGACTTGCGGATGCCATCGGATTGGGGGCTGGAAATTGGTGTGCTGTCCGAGGCGTGGCGCAACCTGGCCCCTAAAGCGGTGTGTCAGGTCGATATTTCAGACGCCTATGACCACAAACATCAAACCCTAAGTTCGGATGAAGCAAATGCTGGCCTGAACCGGATGTCGACGGATATTTGCAAGGCGATTTTCCGCAAACTTGCCGCCGATGGTACGGTGTTCACGCCCAATGTTTTCCGCACGTTAAAGGCCACATATTACCGCTGCGCCTTGGATATTTTAGAGGCTCACTATAATGATGCGAAAATGAACGGGTTGTCGATTGATCGCCACACCGAAGAACGCTCGATCGAGCTGTTTGCGGAAAACATCATGCGCGCGGGTCAGGTCTTTTTGGAAAATCCGCATGAAACGCCGTTTATTCCAACTTGGAACCGCGTCCATTCGGCCGACCCTGCGTTTATTTCGGATATGAGGGTCGCGGCCAAGGCCGATGAGGAGGAATTTGTTTAA
- a CDS encoding LysR family transcriptional regulator encodes MDTDGLRLFVLAAEKLNISAAGRELGLAPAVASARLAKLENEVGADLLRRSTRKVALSLEGAEFLPFAREILQQTDAGLAALGNGKPTATGTLRFTAPSTFAQLHVAPILPDFLAAHPDVTLDLRLSDVQFDLIEGSFDLALRNSELTDSNLKGRKLSDDKRILCASPSYLEKHGTPVHPDDLAAHHLIAFQEQSARPLIGLGGKTAVFDPRAARSRLILDDGLSQKIATVAGAGISINSRWSVYNEIANGSLVRVLPEFEMATRTALWLVYPKTNVLSAKVRVFMDFLLDRLSKSPIWEGPEQV; translated from the coding sequence ATGGATACCGATGGGCTTCGTCTGTTTGTTCTGGCGGCTGAAAAGCTGAACATAAGTGCCGCAGGTCGTGAACTGGGCCTTGCGCCTGCAGTCGCCAGCGCCCGTCTTGCAAAGCTTGAGAATGAGGTCGGTGCTGATCTGTTACGACGCTCCACCCGCAAAGTGGCGCTGTCGCTTGAGGGCGCGGAGTTTCTCCCCTTTGCGCGCGAAATCTTGCAGCAGACAGACGCGGGGTTGGCAGCCCTTGGTAACGGTAAACCAACCGCGACAGGCACTTTGCGGTTTACCGCGCCAAGCACGTTTGCCCAGCTTCATGTTGCACCAATCCTGCCAGATTTCCTCGCGGCCCATCCCGATGTGACGCTTGATCTGCGCCTGTCCGATGTTCAATTCGACCTCATTGAAGGGAGCTTTGATTTGGCGCTGCGTAACTCCGAATTGACGGATTCAAACTTAAAGGGGCGCAAGCTTTCCGATGATAAACGCATTCTTTGTGCCTCTCCCTCATACCTCGAAAAGCACGGCACGCCCGTGCATCCCGATGATCTCGCGGCGCATCACTTGATCGCTTTTCAGGAACAATCAGCACGCCCACTCATCGGTTTAGGCGGCAAGACCGCCGTGTTTGATCCGCGTGCAGCACGCAGCCGTTTGATCCTAGATGACGGATTGAGCCAGAAAATTGCAACGGTCGCAGGCGCAGGTATTTCCATCAACTCGCGTTGGAGCGTTTATAACGAAATCGCAAATGGTAGCCTAGTTCGCGTCCTGCCTGAGTTCGAAATGGCCACCAGAACAGCGCTTTGGCTTGTGTATCCCAAGACAAATGTTCTTTCCGCAAAGGTGCGCGTTTTCATGGATTTTTTGCTCGACCGCTTGTCCAAATCACCGATTTGGGAGGGGCCAGAACAGGTATAG
- a CDS encoding IS3 family transposase (programmed frameshift), giving the protein MEKSTRANRFSTEVRARAVRMIFEHEHEYANQSAAIMAIAPKIGCGRDTLRRWVKQSDIDSGRKDGQTSDERVQIKAMEREIRELRQANEILRKASAYFCAGGARPPVQAMIAFIEEHRNDLGVEPICKVLPIAQSTFYAHAAILKNPDLASDRAKRDTDLVPEIKRVWEENNEVYGIRKVWHQMQREKFTIARCTVARLMKRQSIHGVIRGKIKKTTVPDKSQPCPKDKVNRKFRAPAPNMLWVSDFTYVSTWQGFVYVAFIIDTFADKIVGWRVSSSPKTDFVLDALEQALHDRRPVHKGGLIHHSDRGGQYLSIRYTERLALAGIEPSVGSVGDSYDNALAETINGLYKAEVIHRLGPWKTMAAVEWETLKWVDWFNNRRILEPIGYIPPAEAEERYYAQFNALDMVA; this is encoded by the exons ATGGAAAAAAGTACCAGAGCAAACCGGTTTTCGACCGAGGTCCGCGCCCGCGCGGTTCGGATGATTTTTGAACACGAGCATGAGTATGCCAATCAATCGGCGGCGATCATGGCCATCGCACCCAAGATCGGGTGTGGCAGGGACACACTGCGAAGGTGGGTCAAACAGTCGGATATCGATAGCGGGCGCAAAGACGGGCAGACCTCTGATGAGCGTGTGCAGATTAAGGCGATGGAACGCGAAATCCGAGAGCTTCGCCAAGCCAATGAGATCCTCAGAAAGGCGTCAGCATATT TTTGCGCAGGCGGAGCTCGCCCGCCCGTTCAAGCGATGATTGCCTTCATTGAAGAGCACCGCAATGACCTGGGAGTCGAGCCGATTTGCAAGGTTTTGCCAATAGCCCAGTCCACATTCTATGCGCATGCTGCGATCCTCAAAAACCCAGACTTGGCGTCCGATCGTGCCAAACGGGACACGGATCTGGTTCCTGAGATCAAACGTGTTTGGGAAGAGAACAATGAAGTCTACGGCATCCGAAAGGTCTGGCATCAAATGCAGCGTGAGAAGTTCACTATTGCGCGCTGCACTGTGGCCAGGTTGATGAAACGCCAATCTATTCATGGTGTTATTCGAGGAAAGATAAAGAAGACGACGGTGCCGGATAAGAGCCAGCCATGCCCAAAAGACAAGGTAAATCGCAAGTTTCGAGCCCCCGCACCAAACATGCTTTGGGTGAGTGATTTTACTTACGTCTCGACGTGGCAGGGCTTCGTGTATGTGGCTTTTATCATCGATACCTTCGCAGACAAAATTGTTGGTTGGCGTGTTTCGAGTTCACCCAAAACAGATTTTGTGTTGGATGCTTTGGAGCAAGCGCTGCATGATCGACGCCCAGTTCACAAAGGTGGCCTCATTCATCACTCCGACCGTGGGGGGCAATATTTGTCCATTCGCTATACCGAGAGGTTGGCCCTCGCGGGGATCGAGCCCTCGGTTGGCAGCGTCGGTGACTCTTACGACAACGCCTTGGCCGAAACCATAAACGGCCTCTACAAAGCCGAGGTCATCCACCGGCTAGGTCCATGGAAAACCATGGCTGCAGTCGAGTGGGAAACGCTCAAATGGGTCGACTGGTTTAACAACCGTCGCATACTTGAGCCCATCGGATACATCCCGCCAGCAGAAGCAGAAGAGAGGTACTATGCACAATTCAATGCGTTAGATATGGTCGCGTGA
- a CDS encoding HAD-IIB family hydrolase translates to MNSEIELMVFTDLDGSLIDHNTYEWAPARQALTSLDNISAGVVLSSSKTAAEIGRLRAELGLEKWPAIVENGAGILPPFVADVATQSAYQDLLVTLAQVPPGLRRHFRGFADITTTELADITGLSPAAAARAQNRCFSEPGQWLGTDAQQAEFVTLLTSWGIQVQQGGRFLTLSFGGNKADQMRSIIKAYHPKHTIALGDAPNDVQMLEAAEFGVVVANPHRLPLPPLKGEPEGHVLRTQAAGPEGWNAAVLYLLNRLELQ, encoded by the coding sequence ATGAATTCGGAAATTGAGCTGATGGTTTTCACCGATCTGGATGGATCCTTGATCGACCACAATACGTATGAGTGGGCTCCGGCACGGCAAGCGTTGACCTCCTTGGATAATATTTCTGCGGGTGTTGTGCTGTCCAGCAGCAAAACGGCTGCGGAAATTGGCAGACTACGTGCGGAACTTGGGTTGGAAAAATGGCCTGCGATTGTTGAAAATGGCGCAGGGATTTTGCCTCCGTTTGTGGCAGATGTTGCAACGCAGTCAGCCTACCAAGATTTGCTTGTGACCTTAGCACAGGTTCCACCGGGCTTGCGCCGCCATTTCCGTGGCTTTGCTGACATCACAACCACTGAACTGGCTGACATCACGGGCCTTTCGCCTGCTGCCGCTGCACGGGCACAAAACCGCTGTTTTTCGGAGCCTGGGCAATGGCTTGGCACTGATGCACAACAGGCCGAGTTCGTGACGCTGCTGACATCGTGGGGCATCCAGGTGCAACAAGGCGGCCGGTTTTTAACCCTTTCATTTGGCGGCAACAAAGCCGATCAAATGCGCAGCATTATCAAAGCTTATCACCCCAAACACACCATCGCGCTTGGTGACGCACCCAACGACGTGCAGATGCTGGAAGCTGCCGAGTTTGGGGTGGTCGTCGCCAATCCCCATCGCTTACCGCTGCCGCCCTTAAAGGGCGAGCCCGAAGGCCACGTTTTGCGCACGCAGGCGGCTGGCCCCGAAGGCTGGAACGCGGCAGTGCTTTACCTACTTAACCGACTAGAATTGCAATAG